The segment GACGCGGCACCCCCGGCCCGCTCGGGTCGCCTCCAGGGCGGCTCGGGCGAAGGGGCCGAACCCTTCCGGGGCGCCGGAGACGATCCGGATGTCGTACGATCGCTCGCCCAGGGGAACGTGAACGGTTCGGGGCCTGGGTTCGGGGTCGAGCGGTGGAGGAGAGGGGGCGTCGGTCACGGCGGGGCCTCGAAGCGTTGCGGATCGCGGCGTTGAGTTGAACCGATCCCGCCGCCCGTCCGCCTGACTGTAGCGAGCGGCTCTCGGGGTGGTCAAGCAACTCGTCGGCGAGCGTGCACCGGCGGATTCTTGAGAATGGGGACGGAAAGGAGGTGACCTCGCGCAGGGCGGCAACGACCGTCCCTTTTCCCCGTTGCCATCATCCCCTGACGGACCCGCCGCGCGAGCGATCGAAGCGTTTCCACCGGGGCGCGATTGGGAGGTGGACCGACCGAGGGACGCGAATCCGGGAGAAGTTTGCGGATTGGGTCGAGACTCCGGATGTCTGGGAAGGCTGGGGGGGATTGGTCGGGGAAGATTCCTCCAGGTCAGGTCCCGCTGGCGGGTGGACAATCGAGGCACGAATGCCAACAATGTCCGGAAGCCCGCCGAACTGCGCTCCGGATGGGATCGTCGTTCCGTACAGGCGCTTTAAAGACACCAGGACCGGTCGACCGGCGGGTCGTCCCCTCTCGCTTCAGAACCTTCCGCCCATGAGTAGCCCGAGTACCGCCGTTGACCTCGCCGCGTTCCTGGTGGAGACCCGGCGGCGAGTGGACGAGGCATTGGATCGCTATCTGCCCGAAGACCCCGCGACCAGCGACGCCGAATGCCCCTCTCGGCTCTTGCTGGCCATGCGGCATAGCTTGCTGGGAGGCGGCAAGCGTCTGCGGCCGATCCTCGCCCTGATGGCGGCCGAGGCCGTGGGGGGCGACCCCGATCGGGCGATGCCCGTGGCCTGCGCCCTGGAGATGGTGCATACGTATTCCTTGATCCACGACGACCTGCCCGCGATGGATGACGACGACCTCCGCCGGGGCCGACCGACCTGCCATCGCGCCTTCGACGAAGCCACCGCGATCCTCGCCGGAGACGCCCTGCAGGCGCTCGCCTTCGAGGTCATCGCCCGAGAGATCCAGCCCGGCGAGGCCGCGGCCCGCTGCTGCCTGGAACTGGCCGAAGCCTGCGGGCCTAGCGGCATGGTCGGCGGCCAGATGGCCGACCTGGACGCCGAAGGCCGCTCCGACGCCACCGCCGAGGCCCTGGAAGCCATCCACCGCCGCAAGACCGGTGCCTTGCTTCGGGCCAGCCTTCGCATGGGGGCGATCGCCGCCGGAGCCGATGACGACGAACTGGCCGCGCTCGATCGCTACGGCCGAGGGGTTGGCCTGGCCTTCCAGATCATCGACGACCTGCTCGACGTTCAGGGAGACGAGGTCAAGCTCGGCAAACGGGTCGGCAAAGACTCCGGCCTGGGCAAGTGGACCTACCCCGGCCTGCTGGGCATTGAGGGCAGCCGAAGCCGAGCCCGCCAGGTGGCCGAGGACGCCGTTGCGGCACTGGAGCCGCTGGGCGATCGCGGCACCCGACTGAGGGCTCTGGCCCTGGATTTGCTGGAAAGGGACCGTTGACGATGAGCACCCCCCCGAGTCCGATCCTCCCCCGCATCCAATCGCCGGCCGACCTGCAAGCCTTGTCGGAGTCCGACCTTGAGCGTCTGGCCTCCGAGATGCGCGAGGAGCTGATCGGTGTCGTCGGTCGCCGCTCGGCTCACTTCGCCAGCAATCTCGGCGTCGTCGAACTGTGCCTCGCCCTGCACCTGGCCTTCGACTTCACCAAAGACCGCCTCATCTGGGACACCGGCCACCAGATCTACCCCCACAAGCTCATCACCGGGCGCGCCCATCAGATCCACTCGATCCGCACCAAGGGGGGCTTGATGGGCTACCCCAACCCGAGCGAAAGCCCCTACGACCTGTTCATGACCGGCCACGCCGGCTGCGCTCCTTCGACCGCCCTGGGCCTGCATGCCGGAGACATCGTGACCGGCCACCCGGAACGCTACAGCGTGGCCGTGATCGGCGACGGCGCGTTCCCTTCGGGCGTGGTTTACGAGGCCCTGAACAACGCCGCCGGCCACAGCCACGGCAAGCGTTATATCGTCATCTTGAATGACAACAAGATGTCGATTTGTCCCCGCGTCGGCGGCATTGCCTACTACCTCGATAAGGCCCGCATGGCCCCCGAGTACAACTGGGCCAACAAGGTCGTGCGCAAGGTCTTGCCGAGTATCCCGCTGGTGGGCGACCAGGCCGATCGGATGCTCCAGCAGTTCAAGGATGCGGTGAAGGCCAGCTTCCACGGCGGCATGATCTTCGAGGAACTCGGCTTCACCTACCTCGGCCCGGTCGATGGCCACGACCTGAAGACGCTCCATTCCTACCTTGAGAAGGTCAAGGCGATGGAGGGGCCGATCCTCCTGCACGTCCTGACCGACAAGGGCCGCGGCTTCGAGCCGGCGGAGAAGGACCCCGTCTCCTTCCACGCTCCCGCCCCTTTCCAGCGCTGCGAGGAGGGGATCATTCCCCTGAAAACCTCCTCGACCAAGGCGTACACCAACGCCGTGGCCGACGCGCTGTACAACGCCCTGGAGCGTGACCCGAAGGTCGCCGTCCTGACCGCCGCCATGTGCGAGGGGAACAAGCTCCAGAAGATCCGAGAGACCTTCCCCGATCGTTTCTTCGACACTGGCATTTGCGAGGCCCACGCCGTCACCTTCGCCGCCGGCATGGCCAAGGCCGGCGCCCGGCCGGTGGTGGACATTTACAGCACCTTCCTTCAGCGCGGTTATGACCATATCTTCCAGGAAGTCGCCCTTCAGGACCTTCCGGTCGTCTTCTGCATGGACCGCGCCGGTCTGGTCGGCTCCGACGGGCCGACGCACCACGGATCGTATGATCTTGCCTACATGCGTCCCTTCCCGAACATGGTTGTGATGGCCCCTGGCGATGCCCGGGATGTGGCCCCGATGATCGACTGGGCCCTGGCGCACGATCACCCGGTTTCGATTCGGTATCCGAAGGCCAACCTCGAA is part of the Tautonia marina genome and harbors:
- the dxs gene encoding 1-deoxy-D-xylulose-5-phosphate synthase, encoding MSTPPSPILPRIQSPADLQALSESDLERLASEMREELIGVVGRRSAHFASNLGVVELCLALHLAFDFTKDRLIWDTGHQIYPHKLITGRAHQIHSIRTKGGLMGYPNPSESPYDLFMTGHAGCAPSTALGLHAGDIVTGHPERYSVAVIGDGAFPSGVVYEALNNAAGHSHGKRYIVILNDNKMSICPRVGGIAYYLDKARMAPEYNWANKVVRKVLPSIPLVGDQADRMLQQFKDAVKASFHGGMIFEELGFTYLGPVDGHDLKTLHSYLEKVKAMEGPILLHVLTDKGRGFEPAEKDPVSFHAPAPFQRCEEGIIPLKTSSTKAYTNAVADALYNALERDPKVAVLTAAMCEGNKLQKIRETFPDRFFDTGICEAHAVTFAAGMAKAGARPVVDIYSTFLQRGYDHIFQEVALQDLPVVFCMDRAGLVGSDGPTHHGSYDLAYMRPFPNMVVMAPGDARDVAPMIDWALAHDHPVSIRYPKANLEEVERDPQPIELGQAEVLEWETDGMLLALGAQVPDCLRAAERLRSEHGLRIGVINARFAKPLDTATVFKALDECGFVLTVEEGCLMGGFGSAVLEAANEAGRNTSHVRRLGLPDRFVMHAERDEQLAEVGLDVDGIVRACLDLAQHLGITGETDESTAAPGRSAG
- a CDS encoding polyprenyl synthetase family protein — protein: MSSPSTAVDLAAFLVETRRRVDEALDRYLPEDPATSDAECPSRLLLAMRHSLLGGGKRLRPILALMAAEAVGGDPDRAMPVACALEMVHTYSLIHDDLPAMDDDDLRRGRPTCHRAFDEATAILAGDALQALAFEVIAREIQPGEAAARCCLELAEACGPSGMVGGQMADLDAEGRSDATAEALEAIHRRKTGALLRASLRMGAIAAGADDDELAALDRYGRGVGLAFQIIDDLLDVQGDEVKLGKRVGKDSGLGKWTYPGLLGIEGSRSRARQVAEDAVAALEPLGDRGTRLRALALDLLERDR